One Bufo gargarizans isolate SCDJY-AF-19 chromosome 4, ASM1485885v1, whole genome shotgun sequence DNA window includes the following coding sequences:
- the MOCS1 gene encoding molybdenum cofactor biosynthesis protein 1, with the protein MAAGGGRVCGLLRDNLLRVRPWGSGRRGCVSGAVEVAGAVQGVASSTDRKRFLRDHALPFSAFLTDGFGRQHTYLRISLTEKCNLRCQYCMPEEGVKLTLKSELLTTQEILTLAKLFVQEGVDKIRLTGGEPLIRPDVVDIIAQLRRLKGLKTIALTTNGINLARLLPRLKEAGVDVLNISLDTLVPSKFEFIVRRKGFHKVMEGIHRALELGYNPVKVNCVVMRGLNEDELLDFVALTERQPLEVRFIEYMPFDGKSSYYAE; encoded by the exons ATGGCAGCGGGCGGCGGACGGGTGTGCGGGCTGCTGCGGGACAACCTCCTGCGAGTCAGACCCTGGGGGAGCGGCAGGCGAGGCTGCGTGTCCGGAGCGGTGGAGGTGGCCGGGGCCGTGCAG GGTGTGGCCTCGAGCACAGATAGAAAGAGGTTCCTCCGAGATCACGCCCTGCCCTTCTCTGCCTTCCTCACGGACGGCTTCGGCCGGCAGCACACTTACCTGAGGATCTCGCTGACTGAGAAGTGTAACCTGCGCT gtcagtactgtATGCCGGAGGAAGGGGTGAAGCTGACCCTGAAGAGCGAGCTCCTCACCACCCAGGAGATCCTCACCTTGGCCAAGCTGTTTGTGCAGGAAGGGGTGGACAAAATCCGCCTGACCGGGGGCGAGCCCCTCATCCGGCCCGACGTGGTGGACATCATAG CACAACTGAGGagactgaaagggttaaagaccaTTGCACTGACGACCAATGGCATTAACCTGGCGCGGCTGTTACCCAGGCTGAAGGAGGCCGGAGTGGACGTTCTGAACATCAGCCTGGACACCCTGGTGCCTTCCAAGTTCGAGTTCATTGTGCGCAGGAAAG GTTTTCATAAAGTCATGGAGGGCATCCATCGTGCGCTGGAGCTGGGCTACAATCCTGTCAAG GTGAACTGTGTGGTCATGAGAGGGTTAAATGAAGACGAGCTCTTGGACTTTGTTGCACTCACAGAGAGGCAGCCGCTCGAGGTGCGGTTCATCGAGTACATGCCGTTTGATGGTAAGTCATCTTACTATGCggaatga